A genomic segment from Pseudomonas sessilinigenes encodes:
- the trkA gene encoding Trk system potassium transporter TrkA — MKIIILGAGQVGGTLAEHLASEANDITVVDTDGERLRDLGDRLDIRTVQGRGSFPTVLRQAGADDADMLVAVTNSDETNMVACQVAHTLFHTPTKIARVREAAYLTRAGLFDNDAIPVDVLISPEQVVTNYIKRLIEHPGALQVIDFYEGKAQLVAVKAYYGGPLVGQQLRQLREHMPNVETRVAAIFRRDRPIMPTGDTVIEADDEVFFIAAKAHIRAVMSEMRRLEESYKRIVIAGGGQIGERLAEAIESRYQVKIIEMNPARCRYLSDTLDSTVVLQGSASDRDLLLEENIADADIFLALTNDDEANIMSSLLAKRLGAKKVMTIINNPAYVDLIQGGDIDIAISPQLATIGTLLAHVRRGDIVSVHSLRRGAAEAIEAIAHGDAKSSKVIGRTIENIGLPPGTTIGAIIRDEEVLIAHDDTVIEAGDHVILFLVDKKHIRDVEKLFHVGLSFF, encoded by the coding sequence ATGAAGATCATCATCCTCGGCGCTGGCCAAGTAGGCGGCACGCTGGCGGAACACCTGGCCAGCGAAGCCAACGACATCACCGTGGTCGATACCGATGGCGAACGCCTGCGCGACCTCGGTGACCGCCTGGACATCCGTACCGTGCAGGGCCGCGGCTCCTTTCCCACGGTGCTGCGCCAGGCCGGGGCGGACGATGCCGACATGCTGGTGGCGGTGACCAACAGCGACGAAACCAACATGGTGGCCTGCCAGGTCGCCCACACTCTGTTCCACACCCCGACCAAGATCGCCCGAGTGCGCGAGGCCGCCTACCTGACTCGCGCCGGCCTGTTCGACAACGACGCCATCCCGGTGGACGTGCTGATCAGCCCGGAACAGGTGGTGACCAACTACATCAAGCGCCTGATCGAGCATCCCGGCGCCCTGCAGGTCATCGACTTCTATGAAGGCAAGGCCCAGTTGGTGGCGGTCAAGGCCTACTACGGCGGTCCGCTGGTCGGCCAGCAACTGCGCCAGTTGCGCGAGCACATGCCCAATGTCGAGACCCGGGTGGCGGCGATCTTCCGCCGCGACCGGCCGATCATGCCTACCGGCGATACGGTGATCGAAGCCGACGACGAAGTGTTCTTCATCGCCGCCAAGGCCCATATCCGTGCAGTGATGAGCGAAATGCGCCGGCTCGAGGAATCCTACAAGCGCATTGTCATCGCTGGCGGCGGGCAGATCGGCGAGCGTCTGGCCGAGGCCATCGAGAGTCGCTACCAGGTCAAGATCATCGAGATGAACCCGGCCCGCTGCCGCTACCTCTCCGATACCCTGGACAGCACCGTGGTCCTGCAAGGCAGCGCCTCGGACCGCGACCTGCTGCTGGAAGAGAACATCGCCGACGCCGATATCTTCCTGGCCCTGACCAACGACGACGAAGCCAACATCATGTCCTCGCTGCTGGCCAAGCGCCTGGGGGCGAAGAAGGTCATGACCATCATCAACAACCCGGCCTACGTCGACCTGATCCAGGGTGGCGATATCGACATCGCCATCAGCCCGCAGCTGGCGACCATCGGTACCTTGCTGGCCCACGTGCGGCGCGGCGATATCGTCAGCGTGCATTCCCTGCGCCGGGGCGCGGCGGAAGCCATCGAGGCCATCGCCCATGGCGACGCCAAGTCGAGCAAGGTGATCGGTCGTACCATCGAGAACATCGGCCTGCCGCCGGGCACCACCATCGGCGCGATCATCCGTGACGAAGAAGTGCTGATCGCCCACGACGACACGGTGATCGAAGCCGGGGACCATGTGATCCTGTTCCTTGTGGATAAAAAACATATCCGCGATGTGGAGAAGCTGTTCCACGTGGGCCTGAGCTTCTTCTGA